From the Cerasicoccus sp. TK19100 genome, the window CGACCGAAGCGAGCATCATCAAGACACCCTGCGCGGTTGCGCTGAGATTCACTGCGGGTAAACGGATTATTCTGGCGATCATGGGTCGACGGTGGAGCGCCTGACCAAATGGTTACCCTGAGAAACGAAGTTTGCAAAAATCCAGGGGCCATCCGGTTAAGGCCCCTGCTGGTGTTAACTACACACGCACCACAGAAGCCTCCGCGTTCCAAATACGAACGGCGACGGTCCAAAGGTTGACGTGTTTCGGTGCAAACATTGCGCAGCGGAGCATGCCCCGCGACAACTGTATGTCAATGCGTAATAATTTAGCCGCGGATAGACGCGGATTGAACACGGACTCCTGCGAAACAATTTATCCTAAAAGTGCATGCATTCTCATATTGCTAAAGAAGTCCAGCTCTAAGTCTCCGTGGTTCTGTGAGAAATTCACACTGCCTCAATGCATCCGCGTTCAATCTGCGTCTATCCGCGGCTAAAAATAACTTACAGCTTTGCCACGGCCTTGGCCATGCGTTCGAGCGCTTGCTCGAGGATTGAGCGTGGGCAGCCGAAGTTCAGGCGCAGATAATTGCCGTCAGCGAAGTCCGAGCCCGGCGAGAGGCCCACGCCGTTTTCCACGAAGAACGCATGCGGGTTTTCCACGCCTTTGGCCTTGAGGCCTTCCACGTTCATCCATGCGAGATAGGTGGCCTCCATTTTTTGCTGGAACTCAATGCCCGGCAAACTTTGCGATACAAAGTTATAGAGGTAATCGCGGTTGGCGGTCAGGTGTTCAATGAGCGCCTGGCGCCAAGGCTCGCCATGATTGTAGGCAGCGGCGCAACCGACGTAGCCGAACGGATTCACCTCGGTGATGAACCCACGTGCGGCGAGCTGGAACCTTGCCCGCAGCTGCGGATTCTTAATCACCGCAAACGAACAGGCGAGTCCGGGAATGTTATACGTCTTGCTCGGCGCGTTGAGGGTGACGGTCATATCGTCGATCTCATCGCTGAGTGTGGCCGTCATGCGGTGCTTGTGGCCGGCGAAAATCAGGTCGCAGTGAATCTCGTCGGAGATCAGGACGAGGTCGTGCTTCTTACAGAACTCAACCAATGCCAGCAGCTCTTCGTCGCGGTAAACGCGGCCGACCGGGTTGTGCGGATTGCACAAGATGAAGGTGCGCGTTTTTGGGGTCACCTTCGCTTCGAGGTCGTCGAAGTCAAACGTCCACTCGCCGTCGGCCAGCTTCAGGTGGCTGGTGATGCATTCCTTGCCCTGCCAGGGGCCGCACGAGAGAAACGGCGGGTAAACCGGCGTGCAGGTGATGATTGCGTCGCCGGGTTCGCCAAAGGCGCGGGCCGCCACGTTGAGCGCAGGCACCACGCCGGGCAGCCAATGCAGCCACTCGGCTTTGGTCTCGTAGCCATGCACGCGGTACAGGTAGGCCAGCACGGCGTCGACGACTTCGGCGTTTGGCTTGGTGTAGCCCATCACGCCGTGGTTCACGCGCTCGGTCAGCGCACTGAGGACCTCGGGCGCGGAAACGAAATCCATGTCGGCCACCCACAGGGGCAGCACATCGCTGCCGGCGTATTTGTCCCATTTGAGGGAGCCGGTGTTGGAGCGGTCGAGGATGCGGGTGAAGTCGTAAGCCATGACGAAAAGGCAGACAGCACACGCGAGAAGTCAACCGCGGGCAAGCGTTTTCAGCATCGAGCCCAGAGCGGGCCGGTCGCGTTATTTCGCCAAACCGGAACGGCGACGGCGCTTGACGAAGACTGCCAGCAAAGCGCCCGCGCCGATGAGCATCGCATACGTTTGTGGCTCGGGCACGACGATGGATAGGTCGCCTGTCGTGTAAAGATCGTCGACGCTCCAATAGTAGCCAGTCGGCAGGTCGGGCAAGGCGATGCTCGCGAAGGTTCCGCTGATCGTGCCCCAATCGAGGATGTTAAACGTGCCGGTCTCCTCGGGCGTGAAGCCGCCATAGAGCGTAACGACCAAGTCGCCGTCAAGCGTCAGGGCGTTCGTTACGTCGATAAAGTCGTATTCCGTGCCGCGCGTCCAGCCGCCGAGCTCCATCGCCAGCGTGGAAGTATTGGTCAAGGTCAGGTTGTCGAAATACATGCCGCCGGGGCTGAGGCCCGGGGCCAGCGTGCCGGAGAAACCGACCGTGCCCGCGAAGGTTCCCACGCCCTTCACGTAGCCATCGAAGAACAGGCCATCGCCCGTGCCTTCGACGTAGCCGTTGTTAATGAACGACGTC encodes:
- a CDS encoding MalY/PatB family protein yields the protein MAYDFTRILDRSNTGSLKWDKYAGSDVLPLWVADMDFVSAPEVLSALTERVNHGVMGYTKPNAEVVDAVLAYLYRVHGYETKAEWLHWLPGVVPALNVAARAFGEPGDAIITCTPVYPPFLSCGPWQGKECITSHLKLADGEWTFDFDDLEAKVTPKTRTFILCNPHNPVGRVYRDEELLALVEFCKKHDLVLISDEIHCDLIFAGHKHRMTATLSDEIDDMTVTLNAPSKTYNIPGLACSFAVIKNPQLRARFQLAARGFITEVNPFGYVGCAAAYNHGEPWRQALIEHLTANRDYLYNFVSQSLPGIEFQQKMEATYLAWMNVEGLKAKGVENPHAFFVENGVGLSPGSDFADGNYLRLNFGCPRSILEQALERMAKAVAKL